In the Cololabis saira isolate AMF1-May2022 chromosome 7, fColSai1.1, whole genome shotgun sequence genome, one interval contains:
- the LOC133447398 gene encoding uncharacterized protein LOC133447398: MRGAGVGGQTGCGEPEQGQTGSSELPEWVPGSMALAAGGPGPPPEQGPMRPGPPPTTRPRPPPEQGLDVAGVDASSVSPQSLDAPGATPSQACYPEGGFLLVRGVQLVGVLPSRDREGRLLVNDGPEGGTLSCWVHAESERFVLHITKTKQSDTAFYYCFRSKWFNITFFKGTFLRIEGPKPNFTRVIQDSPSDAVHTGDLVTLQCSVLSESQRKTCPEEQSVYWLKAASAESHPSIIYAQSNSDGKCEKSSEGQSVQRCVYSFIQENVKSSDAGNYYCAVAACGMIVFGNGTKLDIGVARTSDSAKENIFFFLLCGSLAINLTVVMVLVCVIRKNVPCCKVCLQTKAEKVSGEQENRQEVNQESVIYSEDAFFQRKGNKAGRRKVQVDEEMIYSDVRV; the protein is encoded by the exons atgcgaGGAGCCGGTGTCggggggcagacaggatgcggggagccggaacaggggcagacaggatcctCGGAGCTGCCTGAGTGGGTACCCGGGTccatggcgctggctgcggggggtccgggcCCACCACCTGAGCAGGGgccgatgcgtccgggaccacccccGACGACGCGCCcgagaccaccgccggaacaggggctagATGTGGCTGGCGTCGACGCGTCGTCGGTGTCGCCCCAGAGCCTGGATGCTCCGGGGGccaccccgagccaggcgtgttacCCAGAAGGGGGATTCCTCCTCGTCCGGGGAGTCCAGCTCGTCGGGGTGCTGCCATCCAGGGATCGCGAGGGCCGCCTCCTGGTAAACGATGGCCCAGAAGGCGGcactctctcctgctgggtccatgctg AATCTGAAAGATTTGTTTTGCATATAACAAAAACGAAGCAGAGTGATACCGCGTTTTACTACTGCTTTAGATCAAAATGGTTCAATATTACTTTCTTTAAAGGAACATTTCTGAGAATTGAAG GACCAAAACCCAACTTTACCAGAGTCATTCAAGACTCTCCATCTGATGCAGTTCATACAGGAGACTTGGTGACTCTGCAGTGTTCAGTCCTCTCTGAGTCTCAAAGGAAAACTTGTCCAGAAGAGCAAAGTGTGTACTGGCTAAAAGCTGCGTCAGCTGAATCACATCCCAGTATAATTTATGCTCAAAGTAACAGTGATGGTAAATGTGAGAAGAGTTCTGAGGGTCAGTCCGTACAGAGATGTGTCTACAGCTTCATCCAAGAGAACGTCAAATCCTCCGATGCTGGAAATTATTATTGTGCCGTTGCCGCATGTGGGATGATAGTTTTTGGAAATGGAACTAAACTGGATATTGGAG TTGCCAGAACAAGTGATTCAGCgaaggaaaacatttttttctttttgttatgtGGTTCTCTGGCAATAAATCTGACGGTCGTAATGGTCCTTGTTTGTGTTATCAGGAAAAATGTCCCTTGTTGCAAAG TGTGTCTGCaaacaaaagctgaaaaagTCAGTGGTGAACAGGAAAATCGGCAG GAGGTAAATCAGGAGTCTGTGATTTATTCTGAAGATGCCTTTTTCCAGAGGAAAGGAAACAAAGCAGGGAGGAGAAAGGTCCAAgtagatgaggagatgatctaCAGTGATGTCAGGGTTTGA